A region from the Streptosporangium sp. NBC_01756 genome encodes:
- a CDS encoding glycoside hydrolase family 43 protein codes for MRPRWTAALAGALVLVLATGQPAPAAVPITTTIYTADPAALVVGDTLYLHTGHDEAPAGGTNFVMRDWHVFTSADATTFTDQGAKLSISNFSWAGADAWAGEVERGADGRYYWYVPVNGNGAGWMDIGVAVGNSPLGPFTDAKGGPLVSDSTPNSSPLNIDPTVFTDDDGQVYLYWGSYYGLRAAKLNSNMTSINGSVTTPSGVTNFWEAPWMFKRNGVYYLAYAANDSGCAAPGYACIRYATASNPLGPWTHRGIVLDQVTSTTNHPAIIEFKGQWYMVYHNAAAPGGGNFRRSVTLDKLYWNADGTMQKVIQTTGPGGGGQPPTGTNLASGATASTSFVSSWETLGAIKDGFVPTGSADHSHGAYGNWDHQGTESITYQWPTAQSVDRVATYWFDDNLGIDLPASCQVQYWNGSAYVNVPGQSACGVAGNTYNVTTFTPVSTTRLRLNITSKPGFSTGVLEWMAFQSPGSASAG; via the coding sequence TTGAGACCACGATGGACGGCAGCCCTCGCAGGAGCACTCGTGCTCGTCCTCGCCACGGGACAACCCGCGCCCGCGGCGGTGCCGATCACCACCACGATCTACACGGCCGACCCGGCGGCGCTGGTCGTCGGCGACACCCTGTATCTCCACACCGGCCATGACGAGGCGCCCGCCGGAGGCACCAACTTCGTCATGCGCGACTGGCACGTCTTCACCTCGGCCGACGCGACGACCTTCACCGACCAGGGGGCGAAGCTGTCGATCTCCAACTTCTCCTGGGCGGGCGCCGACGCCTGGGCGGGCGAGGTGGAGCGGGGAGCCGACGGAAGGTACTACTGGTACGTGCCGGTCAACGGCAACGGCGCGGGCTGGATGGACATCGGGGTGGCCGTCGGCAACAGCCCGCTGGGACCGTTCACCGACGCCAAGGGCGGTCCGCTGGTCAGCGACAGCACGCCCAACTCCTCGCCGCTCAACATCGACCCGACCGTGTTCACCGACGACGACGGCCAGGTCTACCTGTACTGGGGCTCCTACTACGGGCTGCGCGCCGCCAAGCTCAACTCCAACATGACCTCGATCAACGGCTCGGTGACCACCCCGAGCGGCGTGACGAACTTCTGGGAGGCGCCCTGGATGTTCAAACGCAACGGCGTCTACTACCTGGCCTACGCCGCCAACGACTCCGGCTGCGCGGCACCGGGCTACGCGTGCATCCGTTACGCCACCGCGAGCAACCCGCTGGGGCCGTGGACCCACCGCGGGATCGTGCTGGACCAGGTCACCTCCACGACCAACCATCCGGCGATCATCGAGTTCAAGGGCCAGTGGTACATGGTCTACCACAACGCCGCCGCTCCCGGCGGGGGCAACTTCCGGCGTTCGGTGACGCTGGACAAGCTCTACTGGAACGCCGACGGCACCATGCAGAAGGTGATCCAGACCACCGGTCCCGGTGGTGGCGGCCAGCCGCCGACCGGCACCAACCTCGCCTCCGGCGCCACGGCCTCGACGTCCTTCGTCTCCTCGTGGGAGACCCTCGGCGCGATCAAGGACGGGTTCGTGCCCACCGGTTCGGCCGATCACAGCCACGGCGCCTACGGCAACTGGGACCACCAGGGCACCGAGTCGATCACCTACCAGTGGCCCACCGCACAGAGCGTCGACCGGGTCGCCACCTACTGGTTCGACGACAACCTGGGCATCGACCTGCCCGCCTCCTGCCAGGTCCAGTACTGGAACGGCAGCGCCTACGTGAACGTGCCGGGCCAGTCGGCTTGCGGCGTCGCGGGCAACACCTACAACGTCACCACGTTCACCCCGGTCAGCACCACCAGGCTACGGCTGAACATCACCTCCAAGCCCGGGTTCTCGACGGGCGTCCTGGAGTGGATGGCCTTCCAGTCGCCGGGCTCCGCATCGGCAGGCTGA
- a CDS encoding LacI family DNA-binding transcriptional regulator, giving the protein MVGRRSRAVTINDVASRAGVSIATASKALNGKNDVRAETRQRVLRAAEELAFQPNALARGLLSGQTRTVGLLTSDSVGRFGIPVLLGAEDAFGAGKMAVMLCDARGDAIREQHYVRTLLSRRVDGLIVVGESTNIRPSISRDLPIPVVYAYGASDDPDDVSFVPDDVGGAELAVRHLVAMGRRRIAHVTGPENYKASQDRAEGMRLALAEAGLTQVGETLHGPWSQRWGRHAAEMLLMGEPDVDAVFCGSDQIAAGFVEAARERGRRVPDSVAVVGYDNWEVLSTETRPALTTVDMNLEALGRTAAQHLFAAIDGRATPGVHRTPCRLVIRDSTGPSSI; this is encoded by the coding sequence ATGGTGGGCAGGCGGTCGCGTGCGGTGACCATCAACGACGTGGCCTCCCGCGCCGGGGTGTCGATCGCCACCGCTTCCAAGGCCCTGAACGGCAAGAACGACGTGCGGGCCGAGACCAGGCAGCGGGTGCTGAGGGCCGCCGAGGAGCTGGCCTTCCAGCCCAACGCCCTGGCCAGGGGCCTGCTGTCCGGCCAGACCCGCACGGTCGGGCTGCTGACCAGCGACAGCGTGGGCAGGTTCGGCATCCCCGTCCTGCTCGGCGCGGAGGACGCGTTCGGCGCGGGCAAGATGGCGGTCATGCTCTGCGACGCCAGAGGCGACGCGATCAGGGAGCAGCACTACGTCCGCACGCTGCTGTCCAGGCGGGTCGACGGGCTCATCGTGGTGGGTGAGAGCACCAACATCCGGCCCTCCATCAGCCGGGACCTGCCGATTCCGGTGGTCTACGCCTACGGTGCGTCGGACGATCCCGACGACGTCTCCTTCGTCCCCGACGACGTGGGCGGTGCGGAGCTCGCCGTACGGCATCTGGTGGCGATGGGCCGCCGCAGGATCGCCCATGTCACAGGCCCGGAGAACTACAAGGCCAGCCAGGACAGGGCCGAGGGCATGCGACTCGCGCTGGCGGAGGCGGGGCTCACCCAGGTGGGGGAGACGCTGCACGGGCCCTGGTCGCAGCGGTGGGGCAGGCATGCCGCGGAGATGCTGCTGATGGGCGAACCGGACGTCGACGCGGTGTTCTGCGGCAGTGACCAGATCGCCGCCGGATTCGTGGAGGCGGCCAGGGAGCGCGGGCGCCGGGTGCCCGACAGCGTCGCGGTGGTGGGCTACGACAACTGGGAGGTGCTCTCCACCGAGACGCGTCCGGCGCTGACCACTGTGGACATGAACCTGGAGGCGCTCGGCCGTACCGCGGCGCAGCACCTGTTCGCCGCCATCGACGGCCGGGCCACCCCGGGTGTGCACCGGACACCCTGCCGCCTGGTCATCCGTGACTCGACGGGTCCGAGCTCGATCTGA
- a CDS encoding ABC transporter substrate-binding protein, with the protein MHPRSPVRVALLAMLAITITACADSEPAQPSSEGVTITMWTRAATQAQSERLVAAYNKGHKNQVKLTVIPTDNYQPRIAAAAGAKQLPDVFAADVIFVPNYTSQGLFLDISERLAALPYKDKLAPSHLKLGTLDGRQYTLPHTLDLSVWFWNKDLYAKAGLDPEKGPKTLKEFAEQATTVQDKLGKDEKVHGTFFGGNCGGCYVFTFWPSVWAAGGQVMNPEGTASLNDQPAMTDVFKIYRDLYAKGVSGPTTKEEQGPTWTGFFPKGQIGVMPMPSTTLGLMPGDMKIGVAPIAGPDGGESTFVGGDSIGISATSANPDAAWDFLSWTVSDEAQVEVMAKNKDVLARTDLASNKYSAVDPRVVLINSLVAKGQTPYAPRFGQTFNDPQGPWLRFAREAVFGDAGKLPQLDTEIDKSLQQ; encoded by the coding sequence ATGCACCCACGTTCGCCGGTCAGGGTCGCCCTGCTCGCGATGTTAGCGATAACAATCACCGCGTGCGCAGATTCGGAACCCGCACAACCCTCCTCGGAGGGCGTCACGATCACCATGTGGACCCGTGCCGCCACGCAGGCGCAGAGCGAACGGCTGGTCGCCGCCTACAACAAGGGTCACAAGAACCAGGTGAAGCTGACCGTCATCCCGACGGACAACTACCAACCGCGCATCGCGGCCGCGGCCGGCGCCAAGCAACTCCCCGACGTGTTCGCGGCAGACGTGATCTTCGTTCCCAACTACACCTCGCAGGGCCTGTTCCTGGACATCAGCGAGCGGCTGGCGGCCCTGCCGTACAAGGACAAGCTCGCGCCCTCGCATCTCAAGCTCGGCACGCTGGACGGCAGGCAGTACACGCTGCCCCACACGCTCGACCTGTCGGTCTGGTTCTGGAACAAGGATCTCTACGCCAAGGCCGGGCTCGATCCCGAGAAGGGCCCGAAGACGCTGAAGGAGTTCGCCGAGCAGGCCACCACCGTGCAGGACAAGCTCGGCAAGGACGAGAAGGTGCACGGCACGTTCTTCGGCGGCAACTGCGGCGGCTGCTACGTCTTCACCTTCTGGCCGTCGGTCTGGGCGGCGGGCGGGCAGGTGATGAACCCCGAGGGCACCGCCTCGCTGAACGACCAGCCCGCGATGACCGACGTGTTCAAGATCTACCGCGACCTCTACGCCAAGGGGGTCTCGGGTCCCACGACGAAGGAGGAGCAGGGCCCGACCTGGACCGGGTTCTTCCCCAAGGGACAGATCGGCGTCATGCCGATGCCCTCGACCACGCTCGGCCTGATGCCCGGGGACATGAAGATCGGCGTCGCGCCGATCGCCGGGCCTGACGGCGGCGAGTCCACGTTCGTCGGCGGCGACTCGATCGGCATCTCCGCCACGAGCGCGAACCCCGACGCGGCCTGGGACTTCCTGTCCTGGACGGTCTCCGACGAAGCGCAGGTCGAGGTCATGGCCAAGAACAAGGACGTGCTGGCCCGGACCGACCTGGCGAGCAACAAATACTCGGCGGTGGACCCACGTGTCGTGCTGATCAACTCGCTGGTGGCCAAGGGGCAGACGCCGTACGCGCCGCGCTTCGGCCAGACGTTCAACGACCCGCAGGGGCCGTGGCTGCGCTTCGCGCGGGAGGCCGTGTTCGGCGACGCGGGCAAGCTGCCGCAGCTCGACACCGAGATCGACAAGTCGCTTCAGCAATGA
- a CDS encoding carbohydrate ABC transporter permease, with translation MTLTLTRSGRRGRSTPSPWWRGRKAQGWLYAGPTAVIVGVLFVVPLVLVSWMSLNRWPLLGKATPNFPGNYTAIADNPLFVDAVAFTLKYTVITTVLLSALALGLALLVQERRPGVGFFRTAFFLPGAVGFAAAALLFYGMLNNDFGPIDPILRSLGITDEPVKWIGTPNMALFSTITLVLWRFAGFNMLILLTGLQSIPVEVYEAARTDGADRWQIFTKITLPLLRPTIALMLILSVTGSLLAFDQFFVFTNGGPDNSTVSMVMVIYRDAFFRFDLGGAAALSVVLLVALVALNALQMKVLRK, from the coding sequence ATGACGTTGACACTCACCCGGTCCGGCAGGCGGGGGCGGTCCACGCCCTCGCCCTGGTGGCGCGGGCGGAAGGCGCAGGGCTGGCTGTACGCCGGCCCCACCGCGGTGATCGTCGGCGTGCTGTTCGTGGTGCCGCTGGTGCTCGTCAGCTGGATGTCGCTGAACCGCTGGCCGCTGCTCGGTAAGGCGACCCCCAACTTCCCCGGCAACTACACCGCGATCGCCGACAACCCGCTGTTCGTCGACGCGGTCGCGTTCACGCTCAAGTACACCGTCATCACCACGGTCCTGCTGTCCGCGCTCGCACTCGGCCTGGCCCTGCTGGTGCAGGAGCGCAGGCCGGGGGTCGGCTTCTTCCGCACCGCGTTCTTCCTGCCGGGCGCCGTCGGCTTCGCCGCGGCCGCGCTGCTGTTCTACGGCATGCTGAACAACGACTTCGGACCGATCGACCCGATCCTGCGCTCCCTCGGGATCACCGACGAGCCGGTCAAATGGATCGGCACCCCGAACATGGCGCTGTTCTCCACGATCACCCTGGTGCTCTGGCGCTTCGCCGGGTTCAACATGCTGATCCTGCTCACCGGGCTCCAGTCGATCCCGGTCGAGGTCTACGAGGCGGCCAGGACCGACGGCGCCGACCGGTGGCAGATCTTCACCAAGATCACCCTTCCGCTGCTGCGTCCGACGATCGCGCTGATGCTGATCCTCAGCGTCACCGGCTCGCTGCTGGCCTTCGACCAGTTCTTCGTCTTCACCAACGGCGGCCCGGACAACAGCACGGTCTCGATGGTGATGGTCATCTACCGCGACGCGTTCTTCCGCTTCGACCTCGGTGGTGCCGCCGCCCTCTCGGTCGTGCTGCTCGTCGCGCTGGTCGCACTCAACGCCCTGCAGATGAAGGTGCTCCGCAAATGA
- a CDS encoding carbohydrate ABC transporter permease: MRYYTTMSALAVLFLFPLLWSGWSSLEDPGDYLKMARFGEGVGTYLTNSVLVSCMTVAGTLAVSALGGYAFARFDFPGKNLLFLATLAILMVPYATILIPLYVLLGYLGLQNSLVGLALVFVMFQLPFALFMMRNAFEAIPRELEEAALVDGCGTFHAFSRILLHAVRPALITVGLFAFLASWNDFFAPLILLNDGAGFTLPVAVVSMTQGTFGSIDYGMLQAGVMVMALPCLILFVLLQRHYVRGFMSGALRG, encoded by the coding sequence ATGAGGTACTACACGACGATGTCGGCGCTGGCCGTGCTCTTCCTGTTCCCGCTGCTGTGGAGTGGCTGGTCGTCGTTGGAGGATCCGGGCGACTACCTGAAGATGGCCCGCTTCGGTGAGGGCGTCGGCACCTACCTCACCAACAGCGTGCTCGTCTCCTGCATGACCGTCGCGGGTACCCTCGCGGTGTCCGCGCTCGGCGGGTACGCCTTCGCCCGCTTCGACTTCCCGGGCAAGAACCTGCTGTTCCTGGCCACGCTGGCCATCCTGATGGTGCCGTACGCGACGATCCTGATCCCGCTCTACGTCCTGCTGGGCTACCTGGGCCTGCAGAACTCACTGGTCGGGCTGGCGCTGGTGTTCGTGATGTTCCAGCTGCCGTTCGCGCTGTTCATGATGCGCAACGCGTTCGAGGCGATCCCGCGTGAGCTGGAGGAGGCGGCACTGGTCGACGGCTGCGGCACCTTCCACGCCTTCTCCAGGATCCTGCTCCACGCCGTGCGCCCCGCCCTGATCACGGTCGGCCTGTTCGCCTTCCTCGCCTCCTGGAACGACTTCTTCGCGCCGCTGATCCTGCTCAACGACGGTGCCGGCTTCACTCTTCCGGTGGCCGTGGTCAGCATGACCCAGGGCACATTCGGCTCCATCGACTACGGCATGTTGCAGGCGGGCGTCATGGTCATGGCGCTCCCGTGCCTGATCCTCTTCGTCCTACTGCAGCGCCACTACGTGCGCGGATTCATGTCAGGAGCTCTGCGTGGCTAA
- a CDS encoding glycoside hydrolase family 127 protein → MANPVQPTSGVLSPLGLDAVRLAPGFWGDRAALNREVTIAHCREWMEKEGWTANFRGARPRRGREFSDSEIYKLLEAMAWADHPALPELAETVALAQEDDGYLNTRWSGDRYTDFEWGHELYCYGHLIQAGVARLRMHGEDTLTQVVRSAADHICRRFMNTLETCGHPVVEMALVELYRATGVERYLEMARRFVERRGLPALGEIPFGRAYFQDDLPVRQARVFRGHAVRAVYFAAGAVDVAVETGDFELLKTIEAQWERTVARRTHLTGGMGSRHSDEAFGDDFELPPDRAYAETCASIGSIMLAHRLLLATGDVRYADLAERTMYNVLATGVALDGRSFFYANPLQVRVPAEQLTGVNHAAQNGLRSPWFDVSCCPNNIARTLASLAGYVATSDASGVQIHHHTPGEIRHAGLALRVETDYPWSGTVTVRVLERGSGRVSLRVPPWAAGATLTHRGVTEEVVPGYAAVERKWRAGEEIRLELPMTPRWTYPDRRVDALRGSVAVERGPLVYCAESVDDEPPLAHVSARVGPVTEHVVDGVVELDVDAVFDTPAGGAWPYGSAPEGDAPGAVTALRLVPYHRWGNRGPVSMRVWIPA, encoded by the coding sequence GTGGCTAACCCCGTCCAGCCCACGTCGGGCGTCCTGTCCCCGCTCGGTCTCGACGCGGTACGGCTCGCGCCCGGTTTCTGGGGCGACCGCGCGGCGCTGAACCGGGAGGTCACCATCGCCCACTGCCGGGAGTGGATGGAGAAGGAGGGCTGGACGGCCAACTTCCGCGGCGCGCGACCCCGGCGCGGCAGGGAGTTCAGCGACTCCGAGATCTACAAGCTGCTTGAGGCCATGGCCTGGGCCGATCACCCGGCGCTGCCCGAGCTGGCCGAGACCGTCGCCCTGGCCCAGGAGGACGACGGCTACCTCAACACCCGGTGGAGCGGCGACCGCTACACCGACTTCGAATGGGGACACGAGCTCTACTGCTACGGCCACCTCATCCAGGCCGGCGTCGCCCGGCTGCGGATGCACGGTGAGGACACCCTGACCCAGGTGGTGCGCAGCGCGGCCGACCACATCTGCCGGCGGTTCATGAACACCCTGGAGACCTGCGGCCACCCGGTGGTCGAGATGGCGCTGGTCGAGCTCTACCGGGCGACCGGCGTCGAGCGCTACCTGGAGATGGCCCGCAGGTTCGTCGAGCGTCGCGGGCTCCCCGCGCTCGGCGAGATCCCCTTCGGCCGCGCCTACTTCCAGGACGACCTGCCGGTACGGCAGGCCCGGGTATTCCGCGGGCACGCCGTCCGGGCCGTCTACTTCGCGGCCGGTGCGGTGGACGTCGCGGTGGAGACGGGCGACTTCGAACTGCTGAAGACGATCGAGGCGCAGTGGGAGCGGACGGTCGCCCGGCGTACCCACCTGACCGGCGGCATGGGCTCACGCCACTCCGACGAGGCGTTCGGCGACGACTTCGAGCTGCCGCCGGACCGGGCCTACGCCGAGACGTGCGCCTCGATCGGGTCGATCATGCTGGCGCACCGGTTGCTGCTGGCCACCGGCGACGTGCGCTACGCCGACCTGGCCGAGCGGACCATGTACAACGTGCTCGCGACGGGGGTGGCGCTGGACGGACGGTCGTTCTTCTACGCCAACCCGTTGCAGGTCCGGGTGCCCGCCGAGCAGCTCACCGGGGTGAACCACGCGGCGCAGAACGGACTGCGGTCGCCGTGGTTCGACGTGTCGTGCTGCCCGAACAACATCGCCCGCACCTTGGCCTCGCTGGCCGGCTACGTCGCGACCTCCGACGCGTCGGGGGTGCAGATCCACCACCACACGCCGGGCGAGATCCGTCACGCGGGGTTGGCACTGCGGGTGGAGACGGATTATCCGTGGTCGGGGACGGTGACGGTGCGGGTCCTGGAGCGCGGCTCGGGCCGGGTCTCACTCCGCGTGCCCCCGTGGGCGGCGGGCGCCACCCTCACGCACCGCGGCGTCACCGAGGAGGTGGTCCCCGGGTACGCCGCCGTCGAGCGGAAGTGGCGGGCGGGGGAGGAGATCCGGCTCGAACTGCCGATGACCCCCCGGTGGACCTATCCCGACCGGCGGGTGGACGCGTTGCGCGGGAGCGTGGCGGTGGAACGGGGGCCGCTGGTGTACTGCGCCGAGTCGGTGGACGACGAGCCGCCGCTCGCGCACGTGTCCGCGCGCGTGGGGCCGGTGACCGAGCACGTCGTGGACGGGGTCGTCGAGCTCGACGTCGACGCCGTGTTCGACACCCCGGCAGGCGGCGCCTGGCCGTACGGCTCGGCTCCGGAGGGCGACGCGCCCGGGGCCGTGACGGCGCTGCGGCTGGTCCCCTACCACCGGTGGGGCAACCGCGGCCCGGTCAGCATGCGCGTCTGGATCCCGGCGTGA
- a CDS encoding MurR/RpiR family transcriptional regulator — protein MLIRIRAAMPALRPSEGRIAELIVGDPAAAANLSIAELAARCETSTTSVVRFYQRMGYAHFKDFRIDLTREAAREELAKSRLPEVSGDIDRHDSLGEIVSKVAMNETLSLADTARALDMEALGRAVALVLSARRIDSFGVGASALVGLDLQQKLSRIGRTAINWHDSHSAWTSAATLNGTCVAVAVSHTGATVDTVEFLAIARKSGAATVAITNFRDSPLAATADVTLTTAARETQFRSGALGSRIAQLMVVDCLFTGVAQASYDESMAALRDTYAVVHDRIVHKRTR, from the coding sequence GTGCTGATACGCATACGTGCGGCCATGCCCGCCCTGCGACCGTCGGAAGGACGCATCGCGGAGCTGATCGTCGGCGATCCGGCGGCTGCCGCCAACCTCTCGATCGCCGAGCTCGCGGCCCGTTGTGAAACCTCGACCACCTCCGTGGTGCGCTTCTACCAGCGCATGGGCTACGCCCACTTCAAGGACTTCAGGATCGACCTGACCAGAGAGGCGGCGCGGGAGGAACTCGCGAAGTCGAGACTCCCCGAGGTGTCCGGCGATATCGACCGCCACGACAGCCTGGGGGAGATCGTGTCCAAGGTGGCGATGAACGAGACGCTCTCCCTCGCCGACACGGCGCGCGCGCTGGACATGGAGGCACTCGGCCGGGCCGTGGCGCTGGTGCTGTCGGCCCGCCGCATCGACAGCTTCGGGGTGGGCGCGAGCGCCCTCGTCGGGCTCGACCTCCAGCAGAAGCTGTCACGCATCGGCCGTACCGCGATCAACTGGCACGACTCGCACTCGGCCTGGACCTCCGCGGCCACGCTCAACGGCACATGCGTGGCCGTGGCCGTCTCGCACACGGGCGCGACCGTCGACACGGTCGAGTTCCTGGCGATCGCCCGCAAGTCCGGCGCCGCGACGGTCGCCATCACGAACTTCCGCGACTCACCGCTCGCGGCCACGGCCGACGTGACCCTCACCACGGCGGCCCGGGAGACCCAGTTCCGCTCGGGTGCGCTCGGCAGCCGCATCGCCCAGCTCATGGTCGTCGACTGCCTGTTCACCGGAGTGGCCCAGGCCTCCTACGACGAGTCGATGGCGGCGCTGCGCGACACCTACGCGGTCGTGCACGACCGCATCGTCCACAAGCGGACCCGATGA
- a CDS encoding ABC transporter substrate-binding protein → MSRGVFSAIGIAAALSISLTSCSSSSGPATTTGAAGTTGGNLVVGVTSDPDTLFPWKATQFQAVNVLQNIYGTLTEFDKDLNVVPGLAESWKTSKDGRTLTFVLRQGVTYGDGSAFDSKDVTSSLKAIMDESTAAVAATSLASVKSVDAPDEHTVVLKLSGPDAALPANLATINMAMLSSDDTEEKLNTAPNGTGPFTMKKRVASQSITLARNDKYWGAEKPKLDGVEFRVIPDESSIVSAMQSGNVQLAIFNDPLVAQTAQGGSITIAKTPQLNYHALQLNTRRGGLDDVNVRLAIQCAIDRKQVLDTAALSEGEVTGPITSPAFKSDPQQRPCPTRDLAKAAEYLGKAGKPNGLTVKAIVSQGEYATSVNEGQNLKAQLAEAKITLDLEVLESGAFVDRWVAGDFDAAVALNGGRPDPDGMYGRYFTSKGNLNKVAGYSSPELDKLFAEGKATTDPAARKEIYGKVSAELENNAAWIWLFTGYTYTGTTSQVKGFVPMASGSLQYLRTTTLN, encoded by the coding sequence ATGTCCCGTGGCGTATTCTCCGCTATCGGCATTGCCGCAGCGCTGTCCATCTCCCTCACCAGCTGCTCGTCCTCCTCCGGGCCCGCGACCACCACCGGCGCGGCGGGCACGACCGGGGGAAACCTCGTGGTCGGAGTCACCTCCGACCCGGACACCCTCTTCCCCTGGAAGGCCACCCAGTTCCAGGCCGTCAACGTGCTGCAGAACATCTACGGCACGCTCACGGAGTTCGACAAGGACCTCAATGTGGTGCCCGGCCTGGCCGAGTCGTGGAAGACCTCGAAGGACGGCCGTACCCTCACCTTCGTCCTCCGGCAGGGTGTCACCTACGGCGACGGCAGCGCCTTCGACTCCAAGGACGTCACGTCCTCACTCAAGGCGATCATGGACGAGTCCACGGCCGCGGTGGCGGCGACCTCGCTCGCCTCGGTGAAGTCGGTGGACGCGCCCGATGAGCACACCGTGGTGCTGAAACTGAGCGGACCCGACGCCGCGCTGCCGGCCAACCTCGCCACGATCAACATGGCGATGCTCTCCTCCGACGACACCGAGGAGAAGCTCAACACGGCCCCCAACGGGACCGGCCCCTTCACCATGAAGAAGCGCGTCGCGAGCCAGTCGATCACGCTGGCCAGGAACGACAAGTACTGGGGCGCCGAGAAGCCCAAGCTCGACGGCGTCGAGTTCAGGGTGATCCCCGACGAGTCGTCCATCGTCTCCGCGATGCAGTCGGGCAACGTGCAGCTCGCGATCTTCAACGACCCGCTCGTCGCGCAGACCGCGCAGGGTGGCTCGATCACCATCGCCAAGACCCCGCAGCTCAACTACCACGCTCTCCAGCTCAACACGCGCCGCGGCGGCCTCGACGACGTCAACGTGCGGCTGGCGATCCAGTGTGCGATCGACCGCAAGCAGGTGCTCGACACCGCAGCGCTCAGCGAGGGCGAGGTGACGGGACCGATCACCTCTCCGGCGTTCAAGTCGGACCCCCAGCAGCGCCCGTGCCCCACCCGCGACCTGGCCAAGGCGGCCGAGTATCTCGGCAAGGCGGGCAAGCCGAACGGGCTGACCGTCAAGGCCATCGTCTCCCAGGGCGAGTACGCGACCTCGGTCAACGAGGGCCAGAACCTGAAGGCGCAGCTCGCCGAGGCCAAGATCACTCTTGACCTCGAAGTGCTGGAGTCGGGTGCGTTCGTCGACCGGTGGGTCGCGGGCGACTTCGACGCCGCCGTCGCGCTGAACGGCGGTCGCCCCGACCCCGACGGCATGTACGGCCGCTACTTCACCAGCAAGGGCAACCTCAACAAGGTCGCCGGCTACAGCTCGCCCGAACTCGACAAGCTCTTCGCCGAGGGCAAGGCGACGACCGACCCGGCCGCCCGCAAGGAGATCTACGGCAAGGTCTCCGCGGAGCTCGAGAACAACGCGGCGTGGATCTGGCTGTTCACCGGCTACACCTACACCGGCACCACGTCCCAGGTGAAGGGCTTCGTTCCGATGGCCAGTGGATCGCTCCAGTATCTCCGCACCACGACCCTCAACTAG
- a CDS encoding ABC transporter permease has translation MRRVFVHNRVVRRVAGMAGTLFGVAVFVFVMLRAIPGNQITAGLGTEAAALTPVQREALERYYGLDQSLFTQFFSWLGNMFTGNFGYSARSQQSVLDLTLHSLPVTFELAVFSIVLALLIGVPLGMLSASRTNSPRDALGQVVSLAGLSVPAFLLATTLLSIFASSFGFNPNGQGFASLFENPLLNVEQMFLPALVLGFGIAAPILRTTRTAVLEVRSNDFIRTARAKGVPPRRLQVRHVLGNALVPIVTMTGLQFGYLLGGAVVVEQIFSIPGIGRQVLLGIQQKEYAVVQSTVLVIALAFVIVNLLTDILYRVIDPRVRAS, from the coding sequence ATGCGCAGAGTATTCGTGCACAACCGCGTCGTCCGGCGTGTGGCGGGCATGGCCGGCACCCTGTTCGGGGTGGCCGTGTTCGTGTTCGTCATGCTCCGGGCGATCCCCGGTAACCAGATCACCGCAGGGCTGGGCACCGAGGCCGCGGCGCTCACCCCGGTGCAGCGGGAGGCGCTCGAACGCTACTACGGCCTCGACCAGTCCCTGTTCACCCAGTTCTTCTCCTGGCTCGGCAACATGTTCACCGGGAACTTCGGCTACTCGGCGCGATCGCAGCAGAGCGTGCTCGACCTGACGCTCCACTCGTTGCCGGTCACGTTCGAACTGGCGGTGTTCTCGATCGTGCTGGCCCTGCTGATCGGTGTCCCGCTGGGCATGCTCTCGGCGTCCAGGACCAACTCGCCGAGGGACGCCCTCGGCCAGGTCGTGAGCCTGGCCGGGCTGTCGGTCCCGGCCTTCCTGCTGGCGACGACGCTGCTCTCGATCTTCGCCTCCTCCTTCGGGTTCAACCCCAACGGGCAGGGCTTCGCCTCCCTCTTCGAGAACCCGCTGCTCAACGTGGAGCAGATGTTCCTGCCCGCGCTCGTGCTCGGGTTCGGCATCGCGGCGCCGATCCTGCGCACCACCCGCACCGCGGTGCTCGAAGTGCGCTCGAACGACTTCATCCGCACCGCCCGCGCCAAGGGCGTGCCGCCGAGGCGCCTGCAGGTCAGGCACGTGCTCGGCAACGCGCTCGTGCCGATCGTCACGATGACCGGCCTGCAGTTCGGCTACCTGCTCGGCGGGGCCGTCGTGGTCGAGCAGATCTTCTCCATCCCCGGCATCGGCAGGCAGGTGCTGCTGGGCATCCAGCAGAAGGAGTACGCGGTCGTCCAGAGCACGGTGCTGGTCATCGCGCTGGCGTTCGTGATCGTCAACCTGCTGACCGACATCCTCTACCGGGTCATCGACCCGCGGGTGCGCGCCTCATGA